TCCGTCGCCAAGCAGGCGCTTTCCCCTCCACGAGCGTCCCATATCCACTGGCAGGCCGCCACCGAACACCACCGCTGCCGAGTTGGGCAGGAAGGAAGGCAACATTAGCCAGAATCCTAGGAGAGCCAGTAGGAGGAGGTCCATAGGCGCGAATTCCCCCAGCCGGTTATGAACCTTTCGACCCCTCTCTTTCGCGGAAGAACTGCTGGATATCCTGCAGCGGCCTTTCCGTGGGCACCAGGTCCAAGCGGTCGGAGAACTGGGTTATGCGGCGGTCCAGGACCAGAGCGGCCCCTACGTCGCTCTCCGTGCGTATCAATCGTCCAATGGCCTGCTGCAGCTTTCTTATCGCCGGTCCCTTCACTGTGTATTCCCAACCCTTACGGAACCTCAGTTCGTAATAGTGCAGAAGCGCCCTCTGCCGGGCCGTGGGCCTGGGATATGGAATGCCGATGACAATGGCCAGTTCCAACTCGTCCTCGGGGAAGTCGATGCCTTCGCTGATGCGTCCTCCCATCACTGCGAATAGGACCTGACCTTCGATCCGTCCTTCTTTGAAGCGGGTGACCACGTCCATCAGCTCCAGCTGGGCCATGCCCCTCTCCTCGAGATGCACCTTACGGGAAATGCGTCGGGAGACGCCGTCATTGACAAAACGGTCCATGAGCGAATACGATGGAAAGAACACCACAGTGTTCCGGCGCACACCGTTGCATACCTGGACAACGTGATCCTCGATGGTAGCGACCATGTCCGGGCCTGATTGCATCTCCTCGTACTTGGTGGACACGTCCTCGACGTAGAACACCCGGCGATTCTCCTTGGGAAAAGGCGTGGGGAAGATCATCAGACCGGTCTCCAGGGGCAACCCTATGGAGTCGCGGTACTCGTTGAGGGGAACGAGCGTTCCGGACATGTGAACGCTGCCTCCGCACCCTAACAGTGATGATGTGGTCACCACCGGATCTATGCAATATGCCCTCAGGCAAGGATTATCGCCGCCCATGACCAGTTTCACGAAGCAATCCTCGTCCAGGGTGAACCAATAGCTTAGGAACGCCCCCAATGAATAAGTGAGGGAACGGGGAAGGCGGCCTTGGGAGAAGCGGGACTCACGGATGATCTCTCCCTGCTCCATGAGCAATTTGGACATGGCCATGAGCGAGTGGGAGGATGCTGTGAAAGTGGACATGAGATTCTCCTCCAGGAACGAAGGGGGGATCAGACCGTCCTCGTCTATCAGGTAATCACGCAGCGCTTCGTCCAAAACGAGGGAGCATGCCTCGCACACGTCGTGGACCCTGACGCCCTTGGCCAATTCGGGGTCCCCGAACTCCTCCACCTCCTTGATCACCATGTCCAGCATATATCTGGACAGCTGGAAGCTCTCGATCTCACGGGTGTAATCTGGGAGATTGTGCGCTTCGTCCACAATGAGCAGCACATCCTCCATGGAACAGTCCATCCAATCCATGAGGGAGTTGCGGATGAAGGGCATGAAGAAATATGCGTATGGCGCCGCAACCACCCTGGCCTCTTTGACCAGCTCCTTCATCACCTCGTGCGGGCAGATGTTCAGCGAGTCGCAGTGATCGATCAGCTCCTCGGCCGTGGGCAGCGTACTCCTACAGTGGTCCAATAACTGGTTCATATCCAGTTCCTGAAGCCCTTTGAAGAATCGGCAACCACCAGGTCGGTCTTCCAGCACCCTTCGTCGCTTGTCCCGGCATATCCTTGAGAGCTCCTCTGGCGTTCCGGCGCTCAGCTCCTTGTCGCGACGGACGAGAGGGCAGGTGCCCCCCCGACCCTGTATGGCCACACCGAAAATGGGAGCCTTCTCGTTGATCTTACGCAATTCCAGGATGACCTGTTTCTCTTGAGAGTTCGTCCTGGTCAGATAAAGTACTTTTTTGCCACTGGCCAGGGCCGCTTGGAGCGTTCCGGCCAAGGCACAGACCGTCTTGCCGCTCCCAGTGCCGCTTTCGAGCACCAGGTGCCCTTGGTCCAGCATGGTCCGCTCCACAGTCCTTACGAACTCAGCTTGGTTGGGACGGGGAGCATAAGGGAAAAGTTCCACGTCCGTCAGATGACAGCTTGGATAAATATGGTTGTCATAGGTTCACCGAAAGTGAACCCGGCCCTTCGATCACTTGGCTCTCTGCCAATGGTCGTCGGGGATCTCGTCGTACACCGACGCGGAGTCGTCCAGCATCGCGCCCATTATATTGTTGGCGTTGATGAGCTGAAAAATTCTTTCTTTTCGGAATAGCCAATAATGAATGCGCCATTCCCGCCCGTCGTACAGAGTGGTCTCTTCCCTCTCAGTGGTAAGTATTCCGGTGTCCTCCAACTGATAGAAGGCGTCCCTGTCCTCCGGTTCCAGGATATTGTCGATTATCCTCTCGCTATAACCAAAGAAATTCAAAACGTGTTGGGCCATGGACCGGGCCTGTTCATCGGGCATGCCATCGCGGTCTATCCCGTTCTTAATTGCCAAGGACAGGTCCTCGACGGTCAAAGTAGTGCATTTTCCATCAAAACATATTTCAAAAGAAGCTTCCAAATCAGATCCTCCATTGCTTCCCAAAATCTCCAAATTCCCTGCACTCACATTTTCCACAATGGTGAAGGGGGCCGATTTTCGCGCCCCCTTGCTACCTAAAGGAAAAGATCGAGATGTACCACTTTTAATGCCTCTCATCTAGAAATCCCTCAGTATAACGCTGATGTTGAAATGCAATTGAAAAAAACTCACACTTTCTACATTATTTATAGTTTTGTTATTCGCCAAGAACCTCGGGTCGCCTAATATATATTATTATTTTATATATAATTAAAAAACATATTAAAATATTGCTAAATTAAACATTGAATGGCCTATGCACAAAATATACATATCAAAGGTTGTAGAATGTTAGCAGAATTTTCGGTCATACCGATAGGCTCAGGGACGAGCCTTAGCATGTACGTAGCGGAGTGTTTACACATTGTGAACGATAGTGGGTTACGATATCAGTTGACCCCCATGGGCACGATGATCGAAGGGGATGACGAGAAGGTCATGGCCGTGATATTGCGTTGCCACCGACGGGTTTTGGAGATCAGCGACCGGGTGGCGACCAACATTAAAATTGACGAACGAAAGGGACGTCACGACGAGATGGAACGAAGAGTGAGCAGCGTGATGGAGAAACAGGCCTGGCAATAGAAGAAAGGGTTTGGAAGGTCGAGGGCGGTTACCCTCAGATGTTCATGTATTCCCTATTGCGCATGTGGCTGAGGACCAGGGATCGGGCGTCCTTGAAGTTCGGCAGGGCTTTGAGCTCCTCCACCACCTTCTTGCCCACTTCCTGATCGACGGATATGAGCATCAGCGCCTTGCCACCCTTGTCCGCCCTTCCCACGCCCATGCGGGCGATGTTGATCTCCCGCTGTCCCAGCAGGGTGCCGATCTTACCGATCATGCCCGGCATATCGTCGTGCTTGGTCAATAGGAAGTCGCCCTCCAGTGGCATGTCCAGGTCGAACTCGTCCACACCTATGATGCGGCACAGGTCCGAGGGGAACACGGTACCGCGCACCTCTGCCTTGTTGCCGTTGGATGATATGCGCACCACCAGCATGTTGGTGTAATGGCTGCTCTCGTCCACCTTGGCCTCGACGACCTGTATCCCCTTATCCCGGGCAATGCTGCTGGCATTGATGATATTGGTGTTCTCGCCCACCATGAGGGACAGTACACCGACCAGGGCCGAGACCGTCACCATTCGGGTATCCAGGTTGGCTATCTCCCCGTGGCATTCCACCTCGATCTTCTTGATCGGTCCGTCAGAAAGCTGGACGCAGAATGCTCCCATCTTTTCGGCCAGGCTCATGAAGGGGGCCACCTTTGGGTCCACCCGGCTTATCGGGACATTGACCGCGTTGGTGATCTTGTTGTCCACCAGGAACATCTTGACATGTTCGGCCATCTCGATGGAAACCTTCTCCTGTGCCTCCTTCGTAGAGGCACCGAGATGCGGAGTTACCACCAAGTTATCAAGGGTCATGAGCTTGGAGCCTTTCGGCGGTTCGGTCTCGAACACGTCGAGTGCCGCTCCGGCGATGCGGCCGCTCTTCAGCGCCTCGTACAGCGCATCCTCGTCTATTATGCCGCCGCGGGCGCAGTTGATGATGAGCGCCGAAGGTTTCAGCATCTCCAGCTGGTCCTTGCCGATGAGATGGTGGGTGGTAGGGGTCAACGGCGCGTGTATGGTGACGAAGTCCGCTTCCTCCATGACCTTCTCCAACGGCAGTATCCGTACGCCCAGCTTGACCGCCATCTCCTGAGATATGAACGGGTCGTACCCGACCAGTTTCATCTGGAATGACTTGGCCCGCTTGGCCACCTCACCGCCGACACGCCCGATACCTACGATGCCCAGGGTCTTACCCAGGAGTTCGACACCGGTGAACTTGCTTCTCTCCCACTTCCCAGCCTTGACCGACGCATCGGCCCGCGGGATGTTGCGGGCCAGGGTCAACATCATGGCCATAGTATGCTCCGCGGCCGAGATGATGTTGGCAGAAGGAGTGTTCATGACCAGGATGCCGTGGCGGGTGGCCGCGTCCACGTCCACGTTGTCCACGCCCACGCCGGCCCTGCCTATCACGCGGAGCTTCTTACCGGCATTGACCACCTCGGCGGTCACCTTGGTGCCGCTGCGGACGATCAGCCCGTCGTACTCCCCTATGATCTTGAGCAGATCCTCGTGCGGTATCTTCGGTCGAACGTCGACCAGGACACCGGAGTCTCTGGTAAGCATCTCCAGGCCTTCTTTGGAAAGTTCATCGGTGACTAATAACTTCATGCCATCTCCTCCATTACCTCATCCATCACGTTCAGCAGGTCCTGTATGTCTTTCTCGGACAGGTCACCCATGTGGCCAACGCGGAACGTCTCATTCTTTACGCTACCATATCCAGGCGATATCTCAAATCCCTTTTGCCTCAGGCGCTTATCGAACTCTTTGAAGTCCATGCCGTTCAATTTCACCACGGAAATGGTGTTTGAACGGTAGCCCTCCTCGGCGTAGAGGCCCAGACGTTTGGAGGCCCATTCCCTGACCATGTCAGCCATCCGCTGATGGCGGGCGTAGCGGTTCTGCACCCCTTCCCTCAATATCTTGTCCAATTGGTAGTCCAACCCATACATCAGGGATACTGGTGGGGTGGTGAGCGGAAGGTCCTTGTCCGCCAGTCTCTTGTACTGCATCAGATCTAGGTAGTAACCGCGATACTTCACTTTGGCCGCCTTTTCCATAAGGCGATCGGAGGCGCAGACCACAGCCAATCCGGGTGGTAGGGCCAATGCCTTCTGGCTACCGAACACTAACGCATCCAGGTCCAGCTTGCGCGGCTTCAGGTCCACCGCACCAACCGAGGTCACTCCGTCGACCATGATCAGAGCCTCGCTCTGCTCCCTGATGCCCTCAACGATCTCGAATAACGGATTCAGTACTCCGGTGGATGACTCGTTCGATACTACGGTCACCGCCTCCACGTCCTTCTCCAACTTACCGGCCACGTGTTCTTTGCGCAGGGCCTTTCCCCACTCGGCGCTGATCTTCTGCACCTGTTTACCGTTCTCTTGAGCGATCAATTGCCAGCGGTCCCCGAAGGAACCGTTGGACAGCCCGGCCATCTTGTTCTCCACTGCGCTTCGCACGCAGCCCTCCAAGAACCCGGAGGCCGAGGCCGGGGCTAGGAACACCTCTGTGTCCACGTCAAGGACCTTGCGGATCTTCTCCACGACCCCGTGCTGAAGGTCCTGGTAGTCCTTGCCTCGATGGACCATCATGGGTCTGTTCATAGAATCGAGAGTGTCCGGAAATACCTCCACCGGACCAACCGTGAAAAGTCTCCTGTTCAATTGAATCCCCTCATAGTGAACGCTTACCATCAAATATGTTTTGCCTGCCGGAACCCTCGGCAGACCCCGATGTCGGTCGGGTGACGTTAGAGGGTAAAAAACAGGATTTGAAATATGTTTCCATGCCCGCTCACTGGCGCAGTAGGCGGTTCAACCGGGCCACGGCCTCGTCCACATCTACTGAATCGATGCCGTAATGGGTCACGAAGCGCACTCGACCGATGCCGAACTCGAAGACCTGCACCCCGATCTTTCCCAATCTGTTGACACAGGTCTCAGCGCTCATTCCAGTACCAGTGATATCAGCCATAACGATGTTGGTCTCGACCGCATCCATATCGACCTCAACACCAGGAAGTGATGACAGCCCCGATGCCAGCCTCTTGGCGTTACTATGGTCGTCCCTGAGCCGCCCTACCATCTTCTGCAACCCCACGATCCCGGGGGCGGCGATGATGCCGGCCTGTCTCATACCCCCTCCGACCATCTTTCGGTTCCTTTTTGCCTGCTCGATGAACTCCGCGTTCCCCACAACCATCGAGCCTACCGGGCATGATAATCCCTTGGACAGGCAGAAACTTAGACTGTCCAGATGCCTCATGTAGTCCTTGACATCGACATCCAGGGCTACAGCGGCGTTGAATATTCGGGCGCCATCACAATGGACCTTGAGGCCATGATCGTGGGCTACCTTGGCCACGGCGGCGACCTCTGCCGGGGTCCACACCGATCCGCCTCCGCGGTTGTGTGTGTTCTCTATGCACACCAACCGAGAGATGGGGTAGTGCAGGTCGGGGATCCGAATATGCTCCTCCAACTGCTCGGGTGAGAACTTACCTCTGGTCCCCGGTATCAGACTGGGGATCGCACCCACCAATGCCGCTATGCCCCCCAGTTCGTAATAGTAGATATGGGCTTCCGATTCCATAAGGACCTCGTCCCCTCTCTGACAGTGGGACATCAGTGAGACAAGGTTGCCCATGGTACCGCTGGCCATCAGTAATGAGCCTTCGGTACCGAACATCTCGGCTGCTATGGCCTGCAGCTGGTTGACCGTGGGGTCCTCGGCTTCCACGTCGTCCCCCAGCTCGGCGGACGGTATGCTATCCATCATCTCCTTGGTAGGCAAGGTGAAGGTGTCGCTCCTAAGATCAATACGGCGCAAATCAACCTCTCCAGCCAGCGCGATAAGGGGCAGTGGATAAATAGTTAGCGACCCGCCTCTATGAAAGGTTGATATGTGCCCTGATCGGTACATTGTTCCCATGAAAGTGGACCTCGTGGATATTTTGGCCTGTCCGGCCTGCAAGCACCACCCATTGAAATTGACGGTGGAGCGGGAGGCTAACGGGGAGGTCATCGATGGTATGTTGGCCTGCGCGTCGTGCGGTGCGCGCTATCCGATCGAGGAAGGCATCCCCAACCTCCTACCGCCAGAATGATCAAAGTTTGGCCAGGGCGACCTTGATGCGGGACATCCCTTCCCTGATATCATCTCGGCTGGCAGCGTAGGACAACCTGAACCTGCCCTCTCCAGCTGGACCGAAGGCGGAACCGGGAGTGATCGCTACGTGCGCCTCTTCTAAAAGATATGCGGCCATTTCCTCAGAGGACATATCGAAATCGTAGGAGGGCATCATGTAGAACGCCCCGCTGGGCATGGGGCAGTTGAGCGCCGGAATATCGTCCATGAGCGAATACACGAGATCCCTTCGGACCTTGAACTCCCCCTTCATAGCCTGGACCGAAGCCTGCGGCCCGTTCAAAGCCTCTATGCATGCCTGTTGCACGAACGACGTCACACAGGTGATGGACTGGGTCTGTAGCTTGTTCAGCTCTTTGAAGATGGGCGCAGGTGCCACGGCCCATCCGGCCCGCCAGCCGGTCATGGCATAGGTCTTCGAGAAACCGTTGACAGTGATGGTGCGATCGAACATGCCTGCCAACGAGGATATGGAAAGGTGCTCCCCCTCGAACACCAATTGATCATATATTTCGTCGGCCAGGACGAAAAGGTCGTGATCATTGGCCAGGTCCGCTACGCCCTTGACGTCCTCTTTTGTCAGCACGGCACCGCAAGGATTGGAGGGGGAGTTCAGCACCACCAACTTCGTCTTTTTGGTTATCTGTTCAGCTAAACTCTCCGGCGTCATGCGGAAAGCCTTCTCCGATGACAATTCCGCATAGCGTACCTTCCCGCCAGCAAGTTTAGCGCAAGCCTCGAAAGTGCCCCAGGCAATGTCCGGTATCACGACCTCGTCGCCGTCGTCCACCATGGCCAGCATGGTCATGAAGATGGCCTGCTTGGTCGGGGTGATAAGGACATTGGAAGCCTCACAGGGAATATTATTGATCCAGCGGCACCTTTGGGACACCGCCTTGCGCAGTTCGGGAATGCCGGCCGAGGGCGTATAGTAGGTGAAATCGTTGTCCAAGGATCGCGCGCAGGCGTCCTTGATGTTGTCAGGGGTATGGAAATCTGGCTCCCCCATCGAGAACGAGATGATGTCGACCCCTTCAGCCTTGAGCTTACTGACCAGGTTGGCGATCTTCACCGTCCCGGATTCGGGGACGTTCTCCATCCTTCTCGCGAACATCACGCCGAGGAACGAGCCCAATATCTTTATGCTTTTCTCAATGCCTGATGCCAATCATCCAGGGGTATTGTAGGAAAAGTGATAAATAACGCCCTGCAGGTAAGCCGATTTGGTGAGTAATATGGTGTTCAAGTTGGACCTATCCGGACTACGCCACGGAACGGACCTGGTGAAACGAGGGTTCGCCAAGATGCAACAGGGCGGTGTGGTCATGGACGTGACCAACGCCGAGCAGGCCAAGATAGCCGAAGAAGCTGGTGCCGTGGCCGTGATGGCTTTGGAGCGGGTCCCGGCAGATATTCGTGCACAGGGCGGAGTGGCTCGCATGGCCGACCCGGTCAAGATACGGGAGATCATGGACACGGTAACCATACCGGTCATGGCCAAGTGCCGCATCGGGCATTTCGTTGAAGCTCAGATACTGGAATCATTGGGCGTGGACATGATCGACGAATCGGAGGTACTGACCCCGGCAGACCCGTTCATGCACGTGGTCAAGAAAGGTTTCACAGTACCTTTCGTATGCGGAGCCAGGGACCTTGGGGAAGCCCTAAGGCGCATCGACGAGGGAGCGGCAATGGTCCGGACCAAAGGGGAGCCGGGCACCGGTAATATCATCGAGGCGGTCAGGCATCAGCACATCATCATGGGCAAGGTAAGGGAACTGAAGGGCATGAACGACTCGGAGCTAGCGGTCGTCGCCCGACAGATCGAAGCCCCATTCTATCTGGTCAAGGAGGTTGCCAGTCTGCAACGCCTTCCGGTCATCAATTTTGCCGCTGGTGGAATTGCCACGCCGGCCGATGCAGCGCTGATGATGCAGTTGGGAAGCGATGGAGTGTTCGTAGGTTCGGGCATCTTCAAGAGCAACGATCCGGCCGTCAGGGCCAAGGCCATCGTCGAAGCGGTCACCCATTTTGATGACCCTAAGGTGATCGCCGAGGTGTCTAGGGGATTGGGGGAGGCCATGCACGGCATTGAGATCTCCACCCTGTCCAAGGAACAGCGGATGCAGGAACGCGGCTGGTGATCATTCCAGGGCGCTCAGCGCCTGGCAAAGGACCAGTGGCACGGTGAGAAGCTCACCGCCCAGGGAGACGACCTCGTCCGCCCTCTGATAAACGGGGCTGAGGAAATCTCCCTCGGTGAACCCGCCGATGACCGCCGTCCAACCTTCCTCTTTACTTTTTAGAACCTTCGATAGATCGGACCGATGTCCCCTAGGCGAGAACACCAATACCTTACGACCATCCACGACCTTCTCGAACGAGGCTTCCAGAAGGCGTATGGAAGCTTTTCCCTCACCTATGGACCCGTTTCTCATCAGCGGGTCGAGGAGCTGGAGGAACTGGAGGTAGTTGGCCGGTACATTTGCTTCTAGGCCGAAAATGAGCAGTTTGTCCTGCCTGGTATGCACCATCACCTCCAATCCTTTCCTCCGTAATGGAGAACGGAGGGACATACTGAGGAATGAATGGACCACATCGGGTCTTCCCCGGCGCGTGTCGGTCAAAACATCCTTCGGCCCGCCCCGGTACCGGTCCAGGAGGATCGTTCGGTCCCCTGACCGATACCATTCCATCTCGGCATCGGCCAGGAGCAGGGTGATCAGGAGATCACTTTGCCCATCGTGTCGGTCTTGACAGCGTCGTTGATCTCCCGGGAGATGCGACGCCCAGTGCTCATTCCCACTTCCACCAGGTCAGAGTAGGGAGAACCGGAGATGAACGGGTTGGAACCGGCCACGATCCTGGAGGATATCTCGAATATCTTGAACTCCAGTTTATCAGTTACGATGCCTTCCAGACAGAATGGTCCGATCATGCCTCCGAAAAGCTCGTAAGCGCGCTTCACCACCTGTTCGCCCATGTCGAACACCTTGGGCAATAAGCTCTCCCTGATGACCACTGGCACATTGCCAGTGACGACGAACGAGGGAAACAGCCCTAGCCTCTTCAGTTCTTCGGACGCCCCCAATTTGTACAGTTCATCTATGTTGCTCTCATCTCGTCGGTCCATGGACATGAGCTCAAGGGAGCCGTCCCTAACTCGGAACCCGTCCTGTTTGATAGGCGAGTAGAAGTAGTGCAAGTAATACCTGGTGCCTAGGATATACTCCTGGATAGTATACTCCTGCTCCATATCCAGTCCCATCTTGAACTCGTTGTAGTCCTTGGCTATGAAGAATCCCCGGCCACCCTTGGCCCCGTGGTATTTTACCAGTACCGGTCGGTCGATGGTCTTGGGATCCTCGATGACGTTCGGCATGGCGATGCCTGCCGTCTCCAGCCATTCCCTCATACGATCCCGATTGGATTCCCACCTCAGAACGTTCCTGTTGCCGAAGGTGGGCACGGGCATGTTCTCGAACTTGTCGGTACCCATATACTCCACGAAGGAGCCGTGCGGTACGATGATGACATTGCGGGCTAACAGCTCATCGACGTTGTCGATCAGATCATTGTAACTATCCAGTTTGATGAACTCGTCCGGCTTGGCCAAGGGAAAAGCATCGTAGTAACGGAAATTATCTTTGACCGTCAACCCCAATGTTTTGAAACCTTCTTTCTTGGCCCCGTTAAAAATTTGCAGGGAAGAGTGTGAGCAGAGGGTGGCCACAGTGAGCTTGTCCTTGTCGTACTCGTCGAGTATCTTGAGAATTTTGCCTTTCGGGACCATTACCTCAAAATTTTCCTGACGAATATAAACCTTTCGAACCTCCTCAATTGAAGAGTTGAATACCTAGGAATTCGAAGAAAACATATACGACCGTCGCGCGGGTAAGCCCGGCCAGGAAGTTAACTAGACCGAAATAGCGCACGTTGAGGGTCTTACCTTCCTTGTTGAATATGGAAAAAAGATACACAGGAACGGTATCGACCATCAAAGGGACGCTCAGAATAACGTACAATCCGATGTAGCTGAACTTCTCTACGAACCTCTCGCATGCGAAAACGAATTTACAATACCATCTCCAACGGTCGCAGAGCTTGCGGATCGGCCCTTCTACGTTCACTCCGATATAGAACACCAATATGCTGCCGACCCCCTTCCCGGCGGCCAGGATCAGGGCCTTGACCACGAAGGGCGTTTCCGGGCTCAGGAAAAGTCCCAGCTCTACGGGTATGGGCAGGATTATCGTCGCCGCTATGGCGTAAATAAAGAATACTGACCCATAGATTATAGGATCGCCCTGGAGCTGCTCCAGGGACGACCATATATCCTCAATGATCCCCATCGGACGAGTAATATACTGCGATTAGAAAAGGTTATTGGAATTCAGACCTCGCCATAATAATTGCTGGGTTATCACAATAATGAGATATCTTTTTATGTTCGTATGGCAATTATGCCAGGGGAGACTTCAATGGTTCCAGATAAAAAGGTGGGAAAGGCAAAGGACGAAGATTGGTTCGCCAAGCTTGATGCCGAGCTCTCGGCTCGTACCGATGCCATCTCTAAGGATAAGGAAGAGATCAACTTCCAAAAGACCACTATTAATCGGACTATCATAGGTGATATCTGGAACGTATTGAACCGTTTCTCCAAGATCAACGTCCAGTTGAACATGGAACCCACCTATAGCGAATTCGCCCAGTTCGAGGAGTTCCCCAATAAGTGGCGTTTCAAGACCGAGTACGATTTTGAAGCGGTCTCCAAGGTCCAATTGGTCGATCGAACCCAGACCCAGGGGCGCATGGGGGATTCCCTCAAGATCATGTATTACGCCGTGGATTCCACGCCCTGCCTGCGCGTAGTCTTCGACTATTGCGAAGGTGAACATTATTACAAATATGCTGGTTGGAAGCGGATATTCGGGCAGTTCGTGGTCTACGATTCCCCTCTGTCGAAGTTCGACATGAACCGGTTCCACGAGCACTTGGGCGATGTCGTTCTGGCATGGTATGAATCCCACCTGCGCAACAATCGGGACATACTGATCTCTCACCTCAAGGAGAAGTATGAACGCGGTGAGACATTCACTGAGTGAGCCATTTTCAATCGGCTCACGATCATCAATTTTTTACTGGCCTCTGCAAAAATGAGGCATTTATCTTCTCATTTTCAATTGTCGGTGAATAATACTATTAAACGTAATGGGCATAATGAGCCTGCCTAATTATCAAAGCAAAGGAGGCATTAAATGGACAAAGAGGAACTCACACCCCATGTGGAAGAAGTTGCCAGGGTGCTCGGGGAAAAGGCAGACAAGGAAGCGATAGAGAAAGAAATGGAGACCTACCTGACCTTATACAGGGTGTCCCTGGAGACGGCCAAGCGTAGCATCGTCAAGAACTTTGGCGGAGATCCTAACGCCCTACAGAAGGGGACCCGGAAGACCGTGGAGACGCTCACTGGAGCGGAGCAGTCGGTGGACCTCATGGTGAAGGTCCTCACCGTCAATCCCAAGTCGATCGAGGTCGGTGGAGCCTGTAAGAACATTGTCTACGGGTTGCTGGGCGATGAGACAGGAACGGTCCCTTACACTGTTTGGGAGACCGACCGTGTACAGCTGAACGAAGGATCTACCGTGCTCATTCGTAACGCTTATACCAAGGAGTACAAAGGATCACCACAGCTCAACCTGGGCAACCGGGCCACCGTTGAGGTCACTGAGGAGAGCCTCGCCGTGGTCGGAGCACCCGCCAGCGGTGCTGGGTCCCTTGAGGCCAAGATCTCCGAGCTGGGCGAGGGCATGAACTATGTCATCGTCTCTGGTAAGGTAGTTAGCTTGGAAGAGAAGGAGATCACCGCTTCAGGAGAGAAAAAGACCATCCTGACCGGTGTGCTGACCGACGACACTGGCAGTGTGGAGTTCACTGTCTGGGGGCAGACCAAGCTGAACAAGGACGATGAGGTGAAGATCATCGGCGCCTACGTCAAGAGCTGGAGAGGCATGCCCAAGCTGAACTTGGGCGACCGAGCTGAGGTCCAGGTGCTGGCAAAGGGATCTTTGGGAGACCTTACCTTGACCAAGGTTCAGACCCTTGAAGAGATAGAACGTGCCGGTGGAGCAATGGACACCTTGGTCCGCGGGACCTTGGTGGATGTGCGTGAGGGCAGTGGACTTATCATGCGCTGCCCTGATTGCCGTCGGGTACTGCAGAAGAGCACCTGCCGGGTACACGGAAAGGTCAAAGGCGTGGACGATCTGAGGATCAAGGCCATCCTGGATGACGGCACTTCTTCTTTGAACGTGATCTTCGCCAAGGAACTGACCGAACAGATGATCGGCGTGACCATGGACGAGGCTATCAAGCTCACCACGGAGGAGAGGAACCCGGACCTGATCAAAGAGATGGCCGAGGAAAAGCTCTTCGCCCGGTCCTTAGAGGTCCGGGGCATGGTGCGCAGTGACGACTTTGGTCCAATGATGATGGCA
Above is a genomic segment from Methanomassiliicoccales archaeon containing:
- a CDS encoding GntG family PLP-dependent aldolase; its protein translation is MRRIDLRSDTFTLPTKEMMDSIPSAELGDDVEAEDPTVNQLQAIAAEMFGTEGSLLMASGTMGNLVSLMSHCQRGDEVLMESEAHIYYYELGGIAALVGAIPSLIPGTRGKFSPEQLEEHIRIPDLHYPISRLVCIENTHNRGGGSVWTPAEVAAVAKVAHDHGLKVHCDGARIFNAAVALDVDVKDYMRHLDSLSFCLSKGLSCPVGSMVVGNAEFIEQAKRNRKMVGGGMRQAGIIAAPGIVGLQKMVGRLRDDHSNAKRLASGLSSLPGVEVDMDAVETNIVMADITGTGMSAETCVNRLGKIGVQVFEFGIGRVRFVTHYGIDSVDVDEAVARLNRLLRQ
- a CDS encoding methytransferase partner Trm112, with amino-acid sequence MKVDLVDILACPACKHHPLKLTVEREANGEVIDGMLACASCGARYPIEEGIPNLLPPE
- a CDS encoding pyridoxal phosphate-dependent aminotransferase; the encoded protein is MASGIEKSIKILGSFLGVMFARRMENVPESGTVKIANLVSKLKAEGVDIISFSMGEPDFHTPDNIKDACARSLDNDFTYYTPSAGIPELRKAVSQRCRWINNIPCEASNVLITPTKQAIFMTMLAMVDDGDEVVIPDIAWGTFEACAKLAGGKVRYAELSSEKAFRMTPESLAEQITKKTKLVVLNSPSNPCGAVLTKEDVKGVADLANDHDLFVLADEIYDQLVFEGEHLSISSLAGMFDRTITVNGFSKTYAMTGWRAGWAVAPAPIFKELNKLQTQSITCVTSFVQQACIEALNGPQASVQAMKGEFKVRRDLVYSLMDDIPALNCPMPSGAFYMMPSYDFDMSSEEMAAYLLEEAHVAITPGSAFGPAGEGRFRLSYAASRDDIREGMSRIKVALAKL
- the pdxS gene encoding pyridoxal 5'-phosphate synthase lyase subunit PdxS, producing the protein MVFKLDLSGLRHGTDLVKRGFAKMQQGGVVMDVTNAEQAKIAEEAGAVAVMALERVPADIRAQGGVARMADPVKIREIMDTVTIPVMAKCRIGHFVEAQILESLGVDMIDESEVLTPADPFMHVVKKGFTVPFVCGARDLGEALRRIDEGAAMVRTKGEPGTGNIIEAVRHQHIIMGKVRELKGMNDSELAVVARQIEAPFYLVKEVASLQRLPVINFAAGGIATPADAALMMQLGSDGVFVGSGIFKSNDPAVRAKAIVEAVTHFDDPKVIAEVSRGLGEAMHGIEISTLSKEQRMQERGW
- a CDS encoding formate--phosphoribosylaminoimidazolecarboxamide ligase, coding for MVPKGKILKILDEYDKDKLTVATLCSHSSLQIFNGAKKEGFKTLGLTVKDNFRYYDAFPLAKPDEFIKLDSYNDLIDNVDELLARNVIIVPHGSFVEYMGTDKFENMPVPTFGNRNVLRWESNRDRMREWLETAGIAMPNVIEDPKTIDRPVLVKYHGAKGGRGFFIAKDYNEFKMGLDMEQEYTIQEYILGTRYYLHYFYSPIKQDGFRVRDGSLELMSMDRRDESNIDELYKLGASEELKRLGLFPSFVVTGNVPVVIRESLLPKVFDMGEQVVKRAYELFGGMIGPFCLEGIVTDKLEFKIFEISSRIVAGSNPFISGSPYSDLVEVGMSTGRRISREINDAVKTDTMGKVIS